A part of Streptomyces sp. NBC_01235 genomic DNA contains:
- a CDS encoding TerD family protein, with amino-acid sequence MGVSLSKGGNVSLTKEAPGLTAVIVGLGWDVRTTTGTDFDLDASALLLNNAGKVGSDANFVFFNNLKSPDGSVEHTGDNTTGEGEGDDEAIKVDLATVPADVEKIVFPVSIYDAENRQQSFGQVRNAFIRVVNQAGGAEIARYDLSEDASTETAMVFGELYRHGAEWKFRAIGQGYASGLRGIAQDFGVNV; translated from the coding sequence GTGGGAGTCAGCCTCAGCAAGGGCGGCAACGTATCGCTGACCAAGGAGGCCCCGGGCCTGACCGCGGTCATCGTCGGTCTGGGGTGGGACGTCCGCACCACGACCGGCACCGACTTCGACCTGGACGCCAGCGCGCTGCTGCTGAACAACGCCGGCAAGGTCGGCAGCGACGCCAACTTCGTCTTCTTCAACAACCTCAAGAGCCCCGACGGCTCGGTCGAGCACACCGGTGACAACACCACCGGTGAGGGCGAGGGCGACGACGAGGCGATCAAGGTCGACCTCGCCACCGTCCCGGCCGACGTCGAGAAGATCGTCTTCCCGGTGTCGATCTACGACGCCGAGAACCGGCAGCAGTCCTTCGGCCAGGTCCGCAACGCGTTCATCCGCGTCGTGAACCAGGCCGGCGGCGCCGAGATCGCCCGCTACGACCTGAGCGAGGACGCGTCGACCGAGACCGCGATGGTCTTCGGCGAGCTCTACCGGCACGGCGCGGAGTGGAAGTTCCGTGCCATCGGCCAGGGCTACGCGTCGGGTCTGCGCGGCATCGCGCAGGACTTCGGCGTCAACGTCTGA
- the aceE gene encoding pyruvate dehydrogenase (acetyl-transferring), homodimeric type, translating to MASGSDRNPIIIGGLPSQVPDFDPEETQEWLDSLDAAIDERGRERARYLMLRLIERAREKRVAVPEMRSTDYVNTIPTRAEPFFPGNEEIERRILNATRWNAAVMVSRAQRPGIGVGGHIATFASSASLYDVGFNHFFRGKDEGDGGDQVFFQGHASPGIYARAFLLDRLSEDNLDAFRQEKSKAPHGLSSYPHPRLMPDFWEFPTVSMGLGPIGAIYQARMNRYMHARGIADTSKSHVWAFLGDGEMDEPESLGQLTIAAREGLDNLTFVVNCNLQRLDGPVRGNGKVIQELESVFRGAGWNVIKLIWDRSWDPLLAQDRDGTLVNRMNTTPDGQFQTYATESGSYIRDHFFGDDHRLRAMVEGMTDDQILHLGRGGHDHRKIYAAFKAAVEQTGQPTVILAKTVKGWTLGPNFEGRNATHQMKKLTVADLKGFRDRLHLPISDKELESGAPPYFHPGRNSEEIQYMHDRRKSLGGYVPTRVVRSKPLALPEDKTYASVKKGSGQQSIATTMAFVRLLKDLMRDKELGRRFVLIAPDEYRTFGMDSFFPSAKIYNPLGQQYEAVDRDLLLAYKESPTGQMLHDGISEAGCTASLIAAGSAYATHGEPLIPVYVFYSMFGFQRTGDQFWQMADQMARGFVLGATAGRTTLTGEGLQHADGHSQLLASTNPGCVAYDPAYGFEIAHIVQDGLRRMYGSSAEHPHGEDVFYYLTVYNEPIQHPAEPENVDAEGILKGIHRFSAGTAGQIPAQIIASGVAVPWAIEAQKILAEDWNVKADVWSATSWNELRREAVEVERHNLLHPEEEQRVPYVTRKLSAAEGPFVAVSDWMRSVPDQIARWVPGTYQSLGADGFGFADTRGAARRFFHIDAQSVVVGVLTELAREGKVDRSVLKQAIDRYQLLDVSAADPGAAGGDA from the coding sequence GTGGCTTCCGGATCCGATCGCAACCCGATCATCATTGGCGGCCTTCCGAGTCAGGTTCCTGACTTCGACCCCGAGGAAACGCAGGAGTGGCTCGACTCCCTCGACGCCGCGATCGACGAGCGCGGCCGGGAGCGGGCCCGCTACCTCATGCTGCGCCTGATCGAGCGGGCCCGCGAGAAGCGCGTGGCCGTGCCCGAGATGCGCAGCACGGACTACGTCAACACCATCCCCACCAGGGCCGAGCCGTTCTTCCCGGGCAACGAGGAGATCGAGCGCCGGATCCTGAACGCGACCCGCTGGAACGCGGCCGTGATGGTGTCCAGGGCCCAGCGCCCGGGCATCGGCGTGGGCGGCCACATCGCCACCTTCGCCTCCTCCGCGTCCCTCTACGACGTCGGCTTCAACCACTTCTTCCGTGGCAAGGACGAGGGCGACGGCGGCGACCAGGTCTTCTTCCAGGGGCACGCCTCCCCGGGCATCTACGCGCGCGCGTTCCTGCTCGACCGCCTCAGCGAGGACAACCTGGACGCGTTCCGCCAGGAGAAGTCCAAGGCGCCGCACGGTCTGTCCTCGTATCCGCACCCGCGTCTGATGCCGGACTTCTGGGAGTTCCCGACGGTGTCGATGGGCCTCGGCCCGATCGGCGCGATCTACCAGGCGCGGATGAACCGCTACATGCACGCGCGCGGGATCGCCGACACGTCGAAGTCGCACGTGTGGGCGTTCCTCGGCGACGGCGAGATGGACGAGCCGGAGTCGCTCGGCCAGCTGACCATCGCCGCACGTGAGGGCCTGGACAACCTGACCTTCGTCGTCAACTGCAACCTCCAGCGGCTGGACGGGCCGGTGCGCGGCAACGGCAAGGTCATCCAGGAGCTGGAGTCGGTGTTCCGGGGCGCCGGCTGGAACGTGATCAAGCTGATCTGGGACCGCTCCTGGGACCCGCTGCTCGCGCAGGACCGGGACGGCACTCTCGTCAACAGGATGAACACGACGCCCGACGGCCAGTTCCAGACCTACGCCACCGAGTCCGGCTCGTACATCCGCGACCACTTCTTCGGCGACGACCACCGGCTGCGCGCGATGGTCGAGGGCATGACCGACGACCAGATCCTGCACCTGGGCCGCGGCGGTCACGACCACCGGAAGATCTACGCGGCGTTCAAGGCGGCCGTGGAGCAGACCGGCCAGCCGACGGTCATCCTGGCCAAGACGGTCAAGGGCTGGACGCTGGGCCCGAACTTCGAGGGCCGCAACGCCACGCACCAGATGAAGAAGCTGACGGTCGCCGACCTCAAGGGCTTCCGCGACCGGCTGCACCTGCCGATCTCCGACAAGGAGCTGGAGTCCGGCGCGCCGCCGTACTTCCACCCGGGCCGGAACTCGGAAGAGATCCAGTACATGCACGACCGCCGCAAGAGCCTCGGCGGCTACGTCCCGACCCGCGTCGTCCGCTCGAAGCCGCTGGCACTGCCGGAGGACAAGACGTACGCGAGTGTGAAGAAGGGTTCGGGACAGCAGTCGATCGCCACGACCATGGCGTTCGTACGGCTGCTCAAGGACCTCATGCGGGACAAGGAGCTCGGCAGGCGGTTCGTACTGATCGCGCCGGACGAGTACCGCACGTTCGGCATGGACTCCTTCTTCCCGAGTGCGAAGATCTACAACCCGCTCGGCCAGCAGTACGAGGCCGTGGACCGGGATCTCCTGCTCGCCTACAAGGAGTCGCCGACCGGCCAGATGCTGCACGACGGCATCTCGGAGGCGGGCTGTACGGCGTCGCTGATCGCGGCGGGCTCGGCGTACGCCACGCACGGCGAGCCGCTCATCCCGGTCTACGTCTTCTACTCGATGTTCGGTTTCCAGCGCACCGGCGACCAGTTCTGGCAGATGGCCGACCAGATGGCGCGCGGTTTCGTACTGGGCGCGACCGCCGGCCGTACGACCCTGACCGGTGAGGGGCTCCAGCACGCGGACGGCCACTCCCAGCTGCTCGCCTCGACGAACCCGGGCTGTGTCGCCTACGACCCGGCCTACGGCTTCGAGATCGCGCACATCGTGCAGGACGGGCTCCGCCGCATGTACGGCAGCTCGGCCGAGCATCCGCACGGCGAGGACGTCTTCTACTACCTCACCGTCTACAACGAGCCGATCCAGCACCCGGCCGAGCCCGAGAACGTGGACGCCGAGGGCATCCTCAAGGGCATCCACCGCTTCAGCGCGGGCACGGCCGGCCAGATCCCGGCGCAGATCATCGCGTCCGGTGTGGCCGTCCCGTGGGCGATCGAGGCGCAGAAGATCCTCGCCGAGGACTGGAACGTCAAGGCCGACGTCTGGTCGGCGACCTCCTGGAACGAGCTGCGGCGCGAGGCCGTCGAGGTCGAGCGGCACAACCTGCTGCACCCGGAGGAGGAGCAGCGGGTGCCGTACGTGACGCGGAAGCTGTCCGCGGCCGAGGGGCCGTTCGTGGCCGTCTCGGACTGGATGCGGTCGGTGCCGGACCAGATCGCGCGGTGGGTGCCGGGCACGTACCAGTCACTGGGCGCGGACGGCTTCGGCTTCGCGGACACCCGGGGCGCGGCCCGCCGCTTCTTCCACATCGACGCCCAGTCGGTGGTGGTCGGCGTGCTGACCGAGCTGGCGCGGGAGGGCAAGGTCGACCGTTCGGTGCTGAAGCAGGCCATCGACCGGTACCAGCTGCTGGACGTCTCGGCGGCCGACCCGGGCGCGGCGGGCGGCGACGCGTAG
- a CDS encoding MFS transporter yields MTSQTTVDSTGPGGKTPADPSDGSPATGLRGHPWFTLITVAVGVMMVALDGTIVAIANPAIASDLGATFAEVQWITNAYFLALAVSLITAGKLGDRFGHRQTFLIGVVGFAAASGAIGLSDSIAFVVTFRVFQGLFGALLMPAALGLLRATFPAEKLNMAIGLWGMVIGASTAGGPILGGVLVEHVNWQSVFFINVPVGAVALVLGVLILLDHRAENAPRSFDVLGIAFLSGAMFCLVWALIKAPTWGWGDGMTWAFIVGSAVLFAAFALWETKVREPLIPLALFRSVPLSAGVVLMVLMAIAFMGGLFFVTFYLQNVHGMSPIDAGLHLLPLTGMMIVGSPVAGALITKLGPRIPLAGGMAATAIAMYGMSTLETDTGSAVMSVWFALLGFGLAPVMVGATEVIVGNAPMELSGVAGGLQQAAMQIGGSLGTAVLGAVMASKVDSDLPANWTGAGLPELTPAQLDQASEAVQVGVAPVTKGTPEVIAAKITDVAHDTFISGMSLASLVAAGVAVVAVFVALLTKRGENAEAGAGVGHI; encoded by the coding sequence ATGACTAGTCAGACCACCGTCGACTCGACGGGTCCGGGGGGCAAGACGCCGGCGGACCCGTCGGACGGGTCGCCCGCCACGGGGCTGCGCGGCCACCCCTGGTTCACCCTGATCACCGTCGCCGTCGGCGTCATGATGGTGGCCCTCGACGGCACCATCGTGGCGATCGCCAACCCGGCCATCGCCAGCGACCTGGGCGCCACCTTCGCCGAGGTCCAGTGGATCACCAACGCGTACTTCCTCGCCCTCGCGGTCTCGCTGATCACCGCGGGCAAGCTCGGTGACCGCTTCGGCCACCGGCAGACGTTCCTGATAGGTGTCGTCGGCTTCGCCGCCGCCTCCGGAGCGATCGGCCTGTCCGACAGCATCGCGTTCGTCGTCACCTTCCGCGTCTTCCAGGGCCTGTTCGGCGCCCTGCTGATGCCGGCCGCGCTCGGTCTGCTGCGCGCGACCTTCCCGGCAGAGAAGCTCAACATGGCGATCGGCCTGTGGGGCATGGTCATCGGCGCCTCGACCGCCGGCGGCCCGATCCTGGGCGGCGTCCTCGTCGAGCACGTCAACTGGCAGTCGGTGTTCTTCATCAATGTGCCGGTCGGCGCCGTCGCGCTCGTCCTGGGCGTGCTGATCCTGCTCGACCACCGCGCCGAGAACGCCCCGCGCTCCTTCGACGTCCTCGGCATCGCCTTCCTCTCGGGCGCGATGTTCTGCCTGGTCTGGGCCCTCATCAAGGCCCCCACCTGGGGCTGGGGCGACGGCATGACGTGGGCGTTCATCGTCGGCTCAGCCGTCCTCTTCGCGGCCTTCGCCCTCTGGGAGACCAAGGTCAGGGAGCCGCTGATCCCGCTGGCGCTGTTCCGCTCGGTCCCGCTCTCGGCGGGCGTGGTCCTCATGGTCCTGATGGCGATCGCCTTCATGGGCGGCCTGTTCTTCGTGACGTTCTACCTCCAGAACGTGCACGGCATGAGCCCGATCGACGCGGGCCTGCACCTGCTCCCGCTCACCGGCATGATGATCGTCGGCTCCCCGGTCGCGGGCGCGCTGATCACCAAGCTCGGCCCGCGCATCCCGCTGGCCGGCGGCATGGCCGCCACCGCGATCGCCATGTACGGCATGTCCACGCTGGAGACGGACACCGGCAGCGCTGTCATGTCGGTCTGGTTCGCCCTGCTGGGCTTCGGCCTCGCACCGGTCATGGTCGGCGCGACGGAGGTCATCGTCGGCAACGCCCCGATGGAGCTGTCGGGCGTGGCGGGCGGACTTCAGCAGGCAGCCATGCAGATCGGCGGCAGCCTCGGTACGGCCGTGCTGGGTGCCGTGATGGCCTCCAAGGTGGACAGTGACCTGCCCGCCAACTGGACGGGCGCGGGCCTGCCCGAGCTCACCCCCGCCCAGCTGGACCAGGCCTCCGAGGCGGTCCAGGTCGGCGTGGCACCGGTGACGAAGGGGACGCCCGAGGTGATCGCCGCGAAGATCACGGACGTCGCCCACGACACGTTCATCTCCGGCATGAGTCTCGCGTCGCTGGTCGCGGCCGGGGTGGCGGTCGTCGCCGTGTTCGTCGCGCTGCTCACCAAGCGCGGCGAGAACGCGGAGGCGGGCGCGGGCGTCGGTCATATCTGA
- a CDS encoding TetR family transcriptional regulator: METLRERKKQRTRDALLRVAVELFTSQGYEETTVDEIAEAVDVSQRTFFRYFSGKEEAALALVEMTVARFVEAVRERPPHEAPLEALRQAVVDGWYAINDVVESVVPVTTYLRLYRVIESTPVLLAAHLRRSVEVEETLSRVIAEREGLDVDADPRPRLAVAVFSGVMRVTERQWTTGDDFSLEGMRALTSLYLDGVGPALLGNWREA, encoded by the coding sequence ATGGAAACTCTGCGCGAACGCAAGAAACAGCGCACCCGGGACGCGCTGCTGCGGGTCGCGGTGGAGCTGTTCACCTCGCAGGGCTACGAGGAGACGACCGTCGACGAGATCGCCGAGGCCGTCGACGTCTCGCAGCGCACCTTCTTCCGCTACTTCTCCGGCAAGGAGGAGGCCGCACTGGCCCTGGTGGAGATGACGGTGGCGCGGTTCGTGGAGGCGGTGCGCGAACGCCCGCCGCACGAGGCGCCGCTGGAGGCGCTGCGCCAGGCCGTCGTGGACGGCTGGTACGCGATCAACGACGTCGTCGAGTCCGTCGTACCGGTCACGACGTACCTGCGGCTGTACCGGGTGATCGAGTCGACGCCGGTGCTGCTCGCCGCGCATCTGCGGCGCTCGGTGGAGGTCGAGGAGACCCTGTCACGGGTGATCGCCGAGCGCGAGGGGCTCGACGTGGACGCGGATCCCCGGCCGAGGCTGGCGGTGGCCGTGTTCAGCGGGGTGATGCGGGTGACGGAACGGCAGTGGACCACCGGCGACGACTTCAGCCTGGAGGGGATGCGCGCGCTGACGTCCCTGTACCTCGACGGCGTGGGCCCCGCACTCCTGGGGAACTGGCGCGAGGCCTGA
- a CDS encoding small hydrophobic protein has protein sequence MAGFGHGTRRYPRSRGRMGSRTGPDRATLGLVGLVCAVAGFFALGIVLGPAAIVCGWLAMGRTWAGSRPVPALVAVVLGAIDTLLAIIWLAGAAGTGNGLL, from the coding sequence ATGGCCGGCTTCGGACACGGCACGCGCAGGTACCCCCGCTCACGTGGCCGCATGGGGTCACGGACCGGGCCGGATCGCGCGACGCTCGGCCTCGTCGGCCTCGTCTGTGCGGTCGCCGGGTTCTTCGCGCTGGGGATCGTCCTCGGCCCCGCGGCGATCGTCTGCGGCTGGCTGGCCATGGGCCGCACCTGGGCGGGCTCCCGCCCGGTACCGGCCCTGGTCGCCGTCGTCCTCGGCGCGATCGACACACTGCTGGCGATCATCTGGCTGGCGGGGGCCGCGGGCACGGGCAACGGGCTCTTGTAA
- a CDS encoding alpha/beta hydrolase, with amino-acid sequence MTSFDTSPQLSVWRALAALAVVFVMLATTGWTANRQQRESTAVQASRTAWEHGRLAGHRLPDPDSAPGRLAHFFASLSAPQRTALAQDYPLAVGNMNGAPAELRYRANRVALLQQIRIERIRMHDSRLTPSGQQLAGRRMHRYEAMSTADRQILAFDPEGSGRVAEVFGSLDKAERISVVVPGVDTGLLTFQRTNRRYSAPVGMAQALYAAEREASPSTRTAVIAWADYTSPDGLGIDSATAMRAEHGAVRLTALLNALPGSAPVSMFCHSYGSVVCGVAAHSMPGRVADIAVAGSPGMRVEKAAQLDTDARVWAMRDADDWIQDVPHLEVGGLGHGEDPMAEAFGARVLSAREAKGHGGYFEPGTDSLRNFAEIGTGSYHSVECAHDDDACTTGLSDTTKAGRA; translated from the coding sequence GTGACTTCCTTCGACACCTCCCCACAGCTCAGCGTCTGGCGCGCACTGGCCGCCCTGGCCGTGGTGTTCGTGATGCTGGCGACCACCGGCTGGACCGCGAACCGCCAGCAGCGGGAGAGCACCGCCGTGCAGGCCTCGCGCACCGCGTGGGAACACGGCCGGCTCGCGGGCCACCGGCTGCCGGACCCCGACTCCGCCCCCGGCCGGCTCGCCCACTTCTTCGCCTCGCTGAGCGCCCCGCAGCGCACCGCGCTCGCGCAGGACTACCCGCTCGCGGTCGGCAACATGAACGGCGCCCCCGCCGAACTGCGCTACCGCGCCAACCGCGTCGCCCTGCTCCAGCAGATCCGGATCGAGCGCATCCGCATGCACGACAGCCGACTCACGCCCTCCGGGCAGCAGTTGGCCGGCCGGCGCATGCACCGCTACGAGGCGATGAGCACCGCCGACCGGCAGATCCTCGCCTTCGATCCCGAAGGCTCCGGCCGGGTCGCCGAGGTGTTCGGCAGCCTCGACAAGGCCGAGCGGATCTCCGTCGTCGTCCCCGGCGTCGACACCGGCCTGCTGACCTTCCAGCGCACCAACCGCAGATACTCGGCGCCCGTCGGCATGGCCCAGGCCCTCTACGCGGCCGAGCGCGAGGCGAGTCCGTCGACGCGCACGGCCGTGATCGCCTGGGCCGACTACACCTCCCCCGACGGCCTCGGCATCGACTCGGCCACCGCGATGCGCGCCGAGCACGGCGCCGTCCGGCTGACCGCCCTGCTGAACGCCCTGCCGGGCAGCGCGCCCGTCTCGATGTTCTGCCACAGCTACGGCTCCGTGGTGTGCGGGGTCGCCGCGCACTCGATGCCGGGCCGGGTGGCCGACATAGCGGTGGCCGGCAGCCCCGGGATGCGGGTGGAGAAGGCGGCCCAGTTGGACACCGACGCCCGGGTGTGGGCGATGCGGGACGCCGACGACTGGATCCAGGACGTACCGCACCTGGAGGTCGGCGGCCTCGGGCACGGGGAGGACCCGATGGCGGAGGCGTTCGGCGCGCGGGTGCTGTCGGCACGGGAGGCCAAGGGCCACGGCGGCTACTTCGAACCGGGAACCGACAGCCTGCGCAACTTCGCCGAGATCGGCACTGGCTCGTACCACTCGGTGGAGTGCGCCCACGACGACGATGCCTGCACGACGGGTTTGTCCGACACGACAAAGGCCGGACGCGCGTAG
- a CDS encoding DUF475 domain-containing protein, with translation MLLKTFGWSFAVTALGLVAAVLYDGWTALGIVAILSVLEISLSFDNAVVNAGILKKMNAFWQKIFLTVGVLIAVFGMRLVFPVVIVAISAKIGPIDAVDLALNDKDQYQQLVTDAHPAIAAFGGMFLLMIFLDFIFEDRDIQWLRWIERPLAKLGKVDMLSVCIALTVLLITSFTFATHAHQHGGAHVDKAQTVLISGIAGLITYMVVGGLSGYFEDRLEEEEEREHEEEEEAVRSGKQRSPVVLAGQAAFFMFLYLEVLDASFSFDGVIGAFAITNDIVLMALGLGIGAMYVRSLTVYLVRQGTLDDYVYLEHGAHYAIGALAVILMVTIQYQINEVITGLVGVVLIAWSFWSSVRRNKALAAAEGKAEGSDEKTEVSSGV, from the coding sequence GTGCTTCTGAAAACTTTCGGCTGGTCGTTCGCGGTCACCGCGCTCGGCCTGGTCGCCGCAGTGCTCTACGACGGATGGACCGCCCTCGGCATCGTGGCGATCCTCTCCGTCCTCGAGATCTCGCTGTCGTTCGACAACGCGGTGGTCAACGCCGGAATCCTGAAGAAGATGAATGCCTTCTGGCAGAAGATCTTCCTCACCGTCGGTGTCCTCATCGCCGTCTTCGGTATGCGGCTGGTCTTCCCCGTCGTCATCGTGGCGATCAGCGCCAAGATCGGTCCGATCGACGCCGTCGATCTCGCGCTGAACGACAAGGACCAGTACCAGCAACTGGTCACCGACGCCCACCCGGCGATCGCCGCCTTCGGTGGCATGTTCCTGCTGATGATCTTCCTCGACTTCATCTTCGAGGACCGTGACATCCAGTGGCTGCGCTGGATCGAGCGCCCGCTGGCCAAGCTCGGCAAGGTCGACATGCTGTCGGTCTGCATCGCCCTGACCGTCCTGCTGATCACCTCCTTCACCTTCGCCACCCACGCCCACCAGCACGGCGGCGCGCACGTCGACAAGGCGCAGACGGTGCTGATCTCCGGCATCGCAGGCCTGATCACGTACATGGTCGTCGGCGGTCTCTCCGGCTACTTCGAGGACAGGCTCGAGGAAGAGGAGGAACGGGAGCACGAGGAGGAGGAAGAGGCGGTGCGCAGCGGCAAGCAGCGCTCGCCGGTCGTGCTGGCCGGCCAGGCCGCGTTCTTCATGTTCCTCTACCTCGAGGTCCTCGACGCGTCCTTCTCCTTCGACGGCGTGATCGGCGCGTTCGCCATCACCAACGACATCGTGCTCATGGCGCTGGGTCTCGGCATCGGCGCCATGTACGTCCGTTCGCTGACCGTGTACCTGGTCCGCCAGGGCACCCTCGACGACTACGTCTACCTGGAGCACGGCGCCCACTACGCGATCGGCGCGCTGGCCGTGATCCTCATGGTCACCATCCAGTACCAGATCAACGAGGTCATCACCGGTCTCGTCGGCGTCGTCCTGATCGCCTGGTCCTTCTGGTCCTCCGTGCGCCGCAACAAGGCACTCGCGGCCGCCGAGGGAAAAGCCGAGGGCTCGGACGAGAAGACTGAGGTCTCGTCCGGGGTGTGA
- a CDS encoding TerD family protein, which yields MGVTLAKGGNVSLSKAAPNLTQVMVGLGWDARSTTGAPFDLDASALLCDSGRVMGDEWFVFYNQLKSPDGSVEHTGDNLTGEGEGDDESLLVDLSKVPDRCDKIVFPVSIHMADERGQTFGQVSNAFIRVVNQADGQELARYDLSEDASTETAMIFGELYRYGGEWKFRAVGQGYASGLRGIALDFGVNVS from the coding sequence ATGGGCGTCACGCTCGCCAAGGGAGGCAACGTCTCCCTGTCCAAGGCCGCGCCGAACCTCACTCAGGTGATGGTCGGACTCGGCTGGGACGCGCGCTCCACCACCGGAGCCCCCTTCGACCTGGACGCCAGCGCGCTGCTGTGCGACAGCGGGCGGGTGATGGGGGACGAGTGGTTCGTCTTCTACAACCAGCTCAAGAGCCCGGACGGCTCGGTGGAGCACACCGGCGACAACCTCACCGGCGAGGGCGAGGGCGACGACGAGTCGCTCCTGGTCGACCTCTCCAAGGTGCCGGACCGGTGCGACAAGATCGTCTTCCCGGTCTCCATCCACATGGCGGACGAGCGCGGCCAGACCTTCGGCCAGGTCTCCAACGCGTTCATCCGCGTCGTCAACCAGGCCGACGGCCAGGAACTCGCCCGCTACGACCTCAGTGAGGACGCGTCGACCGAGACCGCGATGATCTTCGGCGAGCTCTACCGGTACGGGGGCGAGTGGAAGTTCAGGGCCGTGGGTCAGGGGTACGCGTCGGGGCTGCGAGGCATCGCCCTGGACTTCGGCGTCAACGTCTCCTAG
- a CDS encoding peroxiredoxin, producing MAIQVGDKAPDFELKDNHGATVKLSDFRGSKNVVLLFYPFAFTGVCTGELCEVRDNLPKFSDRDTQVLAVSNDSIHTLRVFAEQEGLEYPLLSDFWPHGEVSRAYGVFAEDKGCAVRGTFVIDKEGVVRWTVVNALPDARDLGEYVTALDTL from the coding sequence ATGGCGATCCAGGTCGGCGACAAGGCCCCCGACTTCGAGCTCAAGGACAACCACGGTGCGACCGTGAAGCTCTCCGACTTCCGGGGCAGCAAGAACGTCGTCCTGCTCTTCTACCCCTTCGCCTTCACCGGCGTCTGCACCGGTGAGCTGTGCGAGGTGCGCGACAACCTGCCGAAGTTCTCCGACCGCGACACCCAGGTGCTCGCCGTCTCCAACGATTCCATCCACACCCTGCGTGTCTTCGCCGAGCAGGAGGGCCTGGAGTACCCGCTGCTGAGCGACTTCTGGCCGCACGGCGAGGTCTCCCGCGCCTACGGCGTCTTCGCCGAGGACAAGGGCTGCGCGGTGCGCGGCACCTTCGTCATCGACAAGGAGGGCGTCGTGCGCTGGACGGTCGTCAACGCGCTGCCGGACGCGCGTGACCTCGGCGAGTACGTCACGGCTCTCGACACCCTCTGA
- a CDS encoding DUF3052 domain-containing protein: MSATADHAEERTSPAVRLGFQPEQVVQEIGYDDDVDQELRESIEEVIGSDLVDEDYDDVADAVVLWFRDDDGDLTDALVDATTYIEEGGSILLLTPKTGRTGYVEPSDISEAATTAGLSASKSVSVGKDWSGSRLVTPKAAKSKK, translated from the coding sequence GTGAGCGCGACCGCGGACCACGCGGAGGAGCGGACGAGCCCTGCCGTCAGGCTGGGGTTCCAGCCCGAGCAGGTGGTCCAGGAGATCGGCTACGACGACGACGTCGACCAGGAGCTCCGCGAGTCCATCGAGGAAGTCATCGGCAGCGATCTGGTGGACGAGGACTACGACGACGTCGCCGACGCCGTAGTGCTCTGGTTCCGCGACGATGACGGAGACCTGACGGATGCGCTGGTGGACGCCACCACGTACATCGAAGAAGGCGGGTCGATCCTCCTCCTGACGCCGAAGACCGGCCGTACGGGATACGTGGAGCCCAGCGACATCTCCGAAGCCGCGACGACTGCGGGTCTGTCGGCCAGCAAGAGCGTCAGCGTGGGCAAGGACTGGAGCGGCAGTCGGCTGGTGACGCCCAAGGCCGCCAAGTCCAAGAAGTGA
- a CDS encoding potassium channel family protein, translating into MQEQSAQGRWELWTQRPLLALAVVFAVAYAVPIVDTSADHALTALCTTVEWVVWGAFAADYVVRLVLAPDRRQFVRTHWLDLCAVVLPMVQQLKLLRLVSTLLLVGRRARMASQIRVTTYVVGAVVGLLMFGSLAVLSVERESPDGNIRTLGDALWWSFTTMTTVGYGDHSPTTGLGRIIAVGLMLSGIALLGVVTANIAAWFIERFEKDDVEERAQTEAILALTEEVRALRAEVAALQERSLKS; encoded by the coding sequence ATGCAAGAACAATCGGCGCAGGGCCGGTGGGAGTTGTGGACCCAGCGGCCGTTGCTCGCCCTCGCCGTGGTGTTCGCCGTCGCCTACGCCGTCCCGATCGTGGACACCTCGGCGGACCACGCGCTGACGGCCCTCTGCACCACGGTCGAGTGGGTGGTGTGGGGCGCGTTCGCCGCGGACTACGTGGTCCGGCTGGTACTGGCGCCCGACCGACGGCAGTTCGTCCGTACGCACTGGCTGGACCTGTGCGCGGTGGTGCTGCCGATGGTGCAGCAGCTCAAGCTGTTGCGGCTGGTCTCGACGCTGCTGCTGGTGGGGCGGCGGGCGCGGATGGCCTCGCAGATCCGGGTGACGACGTATGTCGTGGGGGCGGTCGTCGGGCTGCTGATGTTCGGGTCGCTCGCCGTGCTGTCGGTGGAACGGGAGTCGCCGGACGGGAACATCCGCACGCTGGGTGACGCGTTGTGGTGGTCCTTCACGACGATGACGACGGTGGGGTACGGGGACCACTCACCGACCACCGGGCTGGGCCGGATCATCGCCGTGGGTCTGATGCTGTCCGGGATCGCGTTGCTCGGTGTCGTCACCGCGAACATCGCGGCCTGGTTCATCGAGCGCTTCGAGAAGGACGACGTCGAGGAACGCGCCCAGACGGAGGCGATCCTGGCCCTGACGGAAGAGGTACGGGCACTGCGGGCAGAGGTCGCGGCGTTGCAGGAGCGGTCCCTCAAGTCCTGA